Part of the bacterium genome, GTCCAAGATGTGGATCACCAACGCCGATCTCGCAGACGTGGCCGTGGTCTGGGCCCGCGGGCCCGAGCGCGTGCTGGGATTCCTGGTCGAGCGCGGCACGCCGGGCTTCGCGGCGCAGCCGGTTCACGGCAAGTTCAGCCTGCGCGCGAGCGACACCGGGGAGCTGAGCCTCGACGAGGTCCGCCTGCCCGAGAGCAGCCGCCTGCCCGGCGCCGCCGGACTCGTGGCGCCGCTGTCCTGCCTGAACCAGGCGCGCTACGGCATCGCCTGGGGGGCGGTGGGCGCGGCGGCCGCCTGCTACGACCACGCCCGGCAGTACGCGCTGGAACGCGAGCAGTTCGGCCGGCCGATCGCGGCCTTCCAACTGGTGCAGCAGAAGCTCGTGGAGATGCTGACGGAGGTGACGACGTCGCAGGCGCTCGCGCACCGGCTGGGTCGGCTCAAGGATCGCGGCGTCGACGAGGTGGCGCTGGTGTCCCTGGCCAAGCGGCACAACGTGGCCGCGGCGCTGCGGACCGCCCGCCTGGCCCGCGAGGTGCTTGGCGCCGCCGGGATCACCGACGAGCACCCGATCGGGCGCCACCTCACGAACCTCGAATCGGTGTACACCTACGAGGGGACGCACGACATCCACACGCTGATCGTGGGCGCGGACGTCACGGGGCTGCCCGCGTTCCGCTGACGGGCGCCTCGGACCTAGAAGGTCATCTGCCGGTACGTGTGGGCCGCCAGCGCGTAGAACGAACCGGGCACCACGCCGAGCAGCAGCACCAGCAGCGCCAGCACGCCGCAGGTGAACGCCGCCTCCCAGCTGTGGCCGTCGTGCACCTCGCCCTCGGCCGGCTTCATGTACATCACCACGATGACGCGCAGGTAGTAGTACGCCGACAGCAGCGAGTTGATCACGCCCCAGACGGCCAGCGGCACCAGGCCGGCCTTCACCACCGCGTCGAAGATGTAGAACTTGCCCACGAAGCCGGCGGTGGGCGGAATCCCCGCGAGCGAGAACATGAACACCGCCAGCGTCGCGGCCACGAAGGGGCGGCGTCGGGACAGGCCGGCGTAGCCGTCGATGGCGTCGGCCTCCTCGCGGCGGCTGCGGCTGAGGCAGGCCACCACGCCGAAGGCGCCGAGGTTCATCAGGGCGTAGACCACCAGGTAGAACAGGATGGCGCCGCCGGCGGCGTCGCGCACCGCGGCGGCCTGCACGGCCGTGGCGCTGTCGCGGCTGGTGTTGAGCACCGCCAGCACGCCCAGCAGCAGGTAGCCGGCATGGGCGATGCTCGAGTAGGCCAGCATCCGCTTCAGCCCGTTCTGCGACAGGGCCACGAGGTTGCCGTAGGTCATCGTCAGCACCGCGAGCACGGTCAGCAGCGGGAACCAGGCCTCCGCGATCGGGGGCAGCAGCCAGACCACGCGCAGCAGCGCGGCGAAGGCCGCGGCCTTGACGCCCGTGGCCATCAGGCCGGTCACGTAGGCGGGCGCGCCGTCGTAGACGTCCGGCGTCCACATGTGGAAGGGCACCATGGCCACCTTGAAGCCCAGGGCCACCAGCACCAGGCCGCAGGCCAGCGGCAGCAGGATCCCGCCGTCGGGCGCCGCCTGGACCGCCCGGTGGACGGAGGCGTAGTCGGTCGCCCCGGCCTGGCCGTACAGCAGCGCGAGGCCCATCAGCAGGAAGGCCGAGGCGAACGCGCCCAGGATCAGGTACTTGAAGCCGGCCTCGCTGCTGCGCAGCGAGCCGCGGTCGCCGGCGACCAGGACGTAGACGGCCAGGCTCATGGTCTCGATGGCCAGGAACAGGCTC contains:
- a CDS encoding NADH-quinone oxidoreductase subunit N, producing the protein MNGPTPVTLGAELPVLAPYLVLAVGGLAVMLVDAFSGGRRRDHLSLLTLLVLLGAAAAQGAAPAEPRGATLLGGMLAADRFSRFFNLLTVTIAMLTTVYATSMFERDGRYRADFYPLTLFAALGMMLLAAATDLLSLFLAIETMSLAVYVLVAGDRGSLRSSEAGFKYLILGAFASAFLLMGLALLYGQAGATDYASVHRAVQAAPDGGILLPLACGLVLVALGFKVAMVPFHMWTPDVYDGAPAYVTGLMATGVKAAAFAALLRVVWLLPPIAEAWFPLLTVLAVLTMTYGNLVALSQNGLKRMLAYSSIAHAGYLLLGVLAVLNTSRDSATAVQAAAVRDAAGGAILFYLVVYALMNLGAFGVVACLSRSRREEADAIDGYAGLSRRRPFVAATLAVFMFSLAGIPPTAGFVGKFYIFDAVVKAGLVPLAVWGVINSLLSAYYYLRVIVVMYMKPAEGEVHDGHSWEAAFTCGVLALLVLLLGVVPGSFYALAAHTYRQMTF
- a CDS encoding acyl-CoA dehydrogenase family protein codes for the protein MEEELGDEERAARDLCRSFVERRFLPVVREHHRAGTFPLELVPEMGALGMFGTSVKGPGCPGLSPTVYGLVCQELERGDSGLRSFASVQGSLVMWPIATYGDEAQRRRWLPELAAGRRIGCFGLTEAGHGSDPGGMETRAVRDGDGWVLTGSKMWITNADLADVAVVWARGPERVLGFLVERGTPGFAAQPVHGKFSLRASDTGELSLDEVRLPESSRLPGAAGLVAPLSCLNQARYGIAWGAVGAAAACYDHARQYALEREQFGRPIAAFQLVQQKLVEMLTEVTTSQALAHRLGRLKDRGVDEVALVSLAKRHNVAAALRTARLAREVLGAAGITDEHPIGRHLTNLESVYTYEGTHDIHTLIVGADVTGLPAFR